A window of the Haloarcula litorea genome harbors these coding sequences:
- a CDS encoding serine/threonine-protein kinase RIO2, whose amino-acid sequence MVQNVASVLPELEEEDFHLLSGVEQGMRFSEYVDRDKLTEFARLTAEDVDYRLDRCEDRGLVERKTIQYEGFKLTFEGYDALALHTLVERGTIEGFGAPLGVGKESDVYEVQSYKPMALKYHREGYTNFREVMREREYTADRDHVSWLYTARKAAEREYEALETLYPDVSVPQPVDANRHAIVMEKVDGVELSRTGLEPEQVVPVLELVLEEMQTAYREGFVHADMSEYNVFVTREGVVVFDWPQAVPTDHENARELLTRDVENIVGYFQRKYPGEVADVDTDGVAERVAGDDFDSVAPFQG is encoded by the coding sequence ATGGTCCAGAACGTGGCGTCCGTGCTGCCGGAACTGGAGGAGGAGGACTTCCACCTCCTCTCCGGCGTCGAGCAGGGGATGCGCTTCTCCGAGTACGTCGACCGCGACAAGCTGACGGAGTTCGCCCGGTTGACCGCAGAGGACGTCGACTACCGCCTGGACCGCTGCGAGGATCGGGGACTGGTCGAGCGCAAGACGATCCAGTACGAGGGGTTCAAGCTCACCTTCGAGGGGTACGACGCGCTCGCCCTGCACACGCTCGTCGAGCGGGGCACGATCGAGGGGTTCGGCGCGCCGCTGGGGGTGGGCAAGGAGAGCGACGTCTACGAGGTCCAGTCCTACAAGCCGATGGCGCTGAAGTACCACCGCGAGGGGTACACCAACTTCCGCGAGGTGATGCGCGAACGGGAGTACACCGCCGACCGCGACCACGTCTCCTGGCTCTACACGGCACGGAAGGCGGCGGAACGCGAGTACGAGGCCCTGGAGACGCTGTATCCCGACGTGTCGGTCCCCCAGCCCGTCGACGCGAACCGCCACGCCATCGTGATGGAGAAGGTCGACGGCGTCGAGCTGTCCCGGACCGGCCTCGAACCCGAGCAGGTCGTCCCCGTCCTCGAACTCGTCCTCGAAGAGATGCAGACGGCCTACCGCGAGGGGTTCGTCCACGCGGACATGAGCGAGTACAACGTCTTCGTCACGCGGGAGGGCGTCGTCGTCTTCGACTGGCCGCAGGCGGTCCCCACCGACCACGAGAACGCGCGCGAGCTGTTGACCCGTGACGTGGAGAACATCGTGGGCTACTTCCAGCGGAAGTACCCCGGCGAGGTGGCCGACGTCGACACGGACGGCGTCGCGGAGCGCGTCGCCGGGGACGACTTCGACTCCGTGGCCCCGTTCCAGGGCTGA
- a CDS encoding glutamate-cysteine ligase family protein, whose product MKVGIEMEFWTVDEQGRLCDGQPLTETAAPLEPEFIEPLVEVRTAPHEQGVDLRRDLRSRLRAALGAAHDAGMHLVPLGTPLTGSAAAVTSDRGELFERIYGDHITSAKNCAGTHVHFEKVAPVRQLNLLTALDPALALVNSSPYYLGERLQQSSRAQAYRQRSGGEFAEYCDLWSYTDSVAEWDDRVAASFQGFQDVAADRGVDPSTVADYFSPEDAVLNPVRLRDTLPTVEWRAPDTGLPSQTVDLALDMAAVVERTAEESLAVGDPYPDADEIAIPTFDELREITDAAIREGLASPEVCRYLLKMGFDPGSYHPLASQLAGPETLTAEAGRRLRLDAAGTLRHDVRTMGSATPESRVSP is encoded by the coding sequence ATGAAGGTAGGCATCGAGATGGAGTTCTGGACCGTCGACGAACAGGGGCGACTCTGTGACGGCCAGCCGCTCACGGAGACGGCCGCACCGCTCGAACCGGAGTTCATCGAACCACTCGTGGAGGTCCGGACGGCACCACACGAGCAGGGTGTCGACCTGCGACGCGACCTGCGGAGTCGTCTCCGGGCGGCACTGGGAGCGGCTCACGACGCCGGGATGCACCTCGTCCCGCTCGGGACACCGCTCACGGGATCGGCGGCGGCCGTCACGTCCGACCGGGGCGAGCTGTTCGAGAGGATATACGGCGACCACATCACGAGCGCGAAGAACTGCGCGGGGACGCACGTCCACTTCGAGAAGGTGGCACCGGTCCGGCAGTTGAACCTCCTGACGGCGCTTGACCCGGCGCTGGCGCTCGTCAACTCCTCGCCGTACTACCTCGGGGAGCGTCTGCAACAGTCCTCGCGCGCACAGGCGTACCGACAGCGATCCGGCGGGGAGTTCGCGGAGTACTGCGACCTCTGGTCGTACACCGACAGCGTCGCGGAGTGGGACGACCGCGTGGCGGCGTCGTTCCAGGGGTTCCAGGACGTCGCGGCCGACCGCGGCGTCGACCCGTCGACGGTGGCCGACTACTTCAGCCCGGAGGACGCGGTGCTCAACCCCGTCCGGCTCCGGGATACACTCCCGACGGTGGAGTGGCGAGCCCCGGACACAGGGCTGCCGAGTCAGACCGTCGACCTCGCCCTCGATATGGCGGCCGTGGTCGAGCGGACGGCCGAGGAGTCGCTCGCCGTCGGGGACCCCTACCCCGATGCCGACGAGATCGCGATCCCGACGTTCGACGAGCTCCGTGAGATCACCGACGCCGCGATACGGGAGGGACTCGCGTCCCCGGAAGTGTGTCGGTACCTCCTGAAGATGGGGTTCGATCCCGGCTCGTATCACCCGCTCGCCTCGCAGCTCGCCGGCCCGGAGACGCTGACGGCCGAAGCGGGGAGGCGACTCAGACTCGACGCCGCCGGGACGCTCCGGCACGACGTGCGCACGATGGGGTCCGCGACGCCCGAGAGCCGTGTCAGTCCGTGA
- a CDS encoding helix-turn-helix domain-containing protein — protein MVTIVKGSVPAEEFALSRTLREFPGAEFEVERIVDSGSETVMPMLWVRDESPEEITPVLKDDPTVDKVDLVGNFDNESLYWMEWINKVQLVVQMLTNSEATILSAFGRGDAWQIRAMYPTRDLFSKTHRFVEDRDMQFDIEAIREMDGEPAGRYGLTVEQHEALVAAAKAGYYDVPRETSLEELAEEMDVSHQALSERLRRATEALVEDTILVGQLTD, from the coding sequence ATGGTCACGATCGTGAAGGGATCGGTCCCGGCGGAGGAGTTCGCGCTGTCACGGACGCTTCGTGAGTTCCCGGGGGCGGAGTTCGAGGTCGAACGCATCGTCGACAGCGGGAGCGAGACGGTGATGCCGATGCTGTGGGTCCGCGACGAGTCACCGGAAGAGATCACGCCGGTACTGAAAGACGACCCGACGGTCGACAAGGTGGATCTCGTCGGGAACTTCGACAACGAGTCGCTGTACTGGATGGAGTGGATCAACAAGGTCCAGCTGGTGGTCCAGATGCTGACCAACTCGGAGGCGACGATTCTGAGCGCGTTCGGTCGGGGCGACGCCTGGCAGATCCGGGCGATGTACCCGACCCGGGACCTGTTCTCGAAGACCCATCGGTTCGTCGAAGACAGAGATATGCAGTTCGACATCGAGGCGATCCGGGAGATGGACGGGGAGCCCGCCGGTCGGTACGGGCTGACCGTCGAACAACACGAGGCCCTCGTCGCGGCGGCGAAGGCCGGCTACTACGACGTCCCGCGGGAGACGTCCCTGGAGGAACTGGCCGAGGAGATGGACGTCTCCCACCAGGCGCTCTCCGAGCGGCTCCGGCGGGCCACGGAGGCCCTCGTCGAGGACACCATCCTGGTCGGACAGCTCACGGACTGA
- a CDS encoding iron transporter, which produces MDRRTLLRTGAGLAGSLALAGCLGGLETQSTRAPPLVEDRPDGVYVPSHVEGMEMAGTNTGGDFAFGLMYSYPHRFWTVTGDTVERTDIAAEDDLHLMTSVWDPETGTVIPDTGLSVEIYRDGSLVSQEVIYPMLSQPMGFHYGANFGLEGDGDYTVRLSVGALSTRRTGSFRDRFTEPASVDVPLAYSQAATEEISYERLTERAGERGAVDPMSMEMLPGSVAPSASELPGTVLGSARSDDADLLVTVLDSPPAGIDADGQYLAVSARTRYNRMLIPSMALSGTLSRDGEPVFDGEFVRTLDPDLRYHYGAVVDGVESGDELTLRPTVQPQTARHEGYETAFGGLGGGMPEVSLSVE; this is translated from the coding sequence ATGGACCGACGGACCCTGCTGCGGACCGGGGCCGGACTCGCCGGGTCGCTGGCGCTGGCCGGCTGCCTGGGCGGGCTCGAGACGCAGTCGACGCGCGCCCCGCCGCTCGTCGAGGACCGCCCGGACGGGGTGTACGTCCCGAGCCACGTCGAGGGGATGGAGATGGCGGGGACGAACACGGGCGGCGACTTCGCCTTCGGGCTGATGTACAGCTACCCCCACCGGTTCTGGACCGTCACGGGCGACACCGTCGAGCGGACCGACATCGCCGCCGAGGACGACCTCCACCTGATGACCAGCGTCTGGGACCCGGAGACGGGGACGGTCATCCCGGACACCGGGCTCTCGGTCGAGATCTACCGGGACGGCTCGCTGGTCTCACAGGAGGTCATCTACCCGATGCTCTCCCAGCCGATGGGGTTCCACTACGGGGCGAACTTCGGGCTCGAGGGCGACGGCGACTACACCGTGCGGCTGAGCGTCGGCGCGCTCTCGACCCGCCGGACCGGCTCGTTCCGCGACCGGTTCACCGAGCCAGCGAGCGTCGACGTCCCCCTCGCGTACAGCCAGGCGGCCACGGAGGAGATATCCTACGAGCGGCTGACAGAGCGAGCGGGGGAACGCGGTGCCGTCGACCCGATGTCGATGGAGATGCTGCCCGGTTCCGTCGCCCCCTCGGCGTCGGAGCTACCCGGGACCGTCCTCGGCTCCGCACGGAGCGACGACGCCGACCTGCTCGTGACCGTCCTCGACAGCCCGCCGGCGGGGATCGACGCCGACGGGCAGTACCTCGCCGTCTCGGCGCGGACGCGGTACAACCGGATGCTGATCCCCTCGATGGCGCTCTCGGGAACCCTCTCGCGGGACGGCGAGCCGGTGTTCGACGGGGAGTTCGTCCGGACGCTCGACCCCGACCTGCGGTACCACTACGGGGCGGTCGTCGACGGCGTCGAGTCCGGCGACGAGCTGACGCTGCGCCCGACCGTCCAGCCACAGACCGCGCGCCACGAGGGGTACGAGACGGCCTTCGGCGGGCTCGGGGGCGGGATGCCCGAGGTGTCCCTGTCCGTCGAGTAG
- a CDS encoding helix-turn-helix domain-containing protein has protein sequence MREFIFTIDYDPGVDPLMDVFMDHPETHSRTIACNVAEDGMWRLERIAGSETALQELDEVFDDPVQCTECIGFHDCDTEWYYEVIAEAEGQRTVYSYRSEAGDCHSVPRLAIEHVGHGVLCETERRGSRCEWRLLLCNDRGVDDLFSELEDELRPGLTIEFRQLGDPSYWTDEAVTLAELPPEQQAAVEAAVDHGYYRTPRAVSLSDLADRLDVSRSTLQYRLQRAEAWIVRSFVTRSMGPVEAEESVAEGSRLRVADD, from the coding sequence GTGCGAGAGTTCATCTTCACGATCGACTACGACCCCGGGGTCGACCCCCTGATGGACGTGTTCATGGACCATCCGGAGACCCACTCCCGGACGATCGCCTGCAACGTCGCCGAGGACGGGATGTGGCGGCTGGAGCGGATCGCCGGCAGCGAGACGGCACTCCAGGAGCTGGACGAGGTGTTCGACGACCCGGTCCAGTGTACCGAGTGTATCGGCTTCCACGACTGCGACACGGAGTGGTACTACGAGGTCATCGCCGAGGCCGAGGGCCAGCGGACCGTCTACAGCTACCGGTCGGAGGCCGGGGACTGCCACTCCGTCCCGCGGCTGGCGATCGAACACGTCGGCCACGGCGTCCTCTGTGAGACCGAGCGGCGCGGCAGCCGCTGCGAGTGGCGGCTGCTGCTGTGCAACGACCGCGGCGTCGACGACCTGTTCAGCGAACTCGAGGACGAACTCCGGCCCGGCCTGACCATCGAGTTCCGACAGCTGGGCGACCCCTCCTACTGGACCGACGAGGCGGTGACGCTGGCGGAACTCCCGCCCGAGCAGCAGGCCGCCGTCGAGGCGGCCGTCGACCACGGCTACTACCGGACGCCACGGGCCGTCTCGCTGTCCGACCTCGCCGACCGGCTGGACGTCTCCCGGTCGACCCTCCAGTACCGGCTCCAGCGGGCCGAGGCCTGGATCGTCCGCTCGTTCGTCACGCGCTCGATGGGTCCCGTCGAGGCGGAGGAGTCCGTCGCCGAGGGGAGTCGGCTTCGGGTCGCCGACGACTAG
- a CDS encoding DUF4396 domain-containing protein, with amino-acid sequence MQGLVGRLEQLAAPARDLLQPVLSDPRVIAAWAVVVVAALAVLWWDIRARNQALPSLMKGVWTLVVLYSGPFGLGIYWVAGRTQIDHDSVWRRGLRSTAHCYSGCGAGEVVGIVLAQGILGLAVGWVAAATFGFAYLFGFSLTVGPLVQEGVGLREAVVDALYSETPSITVMEIVAIGTDLLLAAEAAITDVLFWSGLIFSLSLGFLAAYPVNVALVHVGVKEGMDNPAEMEGQAAD; translated from the coding sequence ATGCAGGGACTCGTCGGCCGACTCGAACAGCTCGCAGCGCCAGCCCGCGACCTGCTCCAGCCCGTGCTCTCGGACCCGCGGGTCATCGCCGCCTGGGCGGTCGTCGTCGTCGCCGCCCTCGCCGTCCTCTGGTGGGACATCCGCGCACGGAACCAGGCGCTCCCGTCGCTGATGAAGGGCGTCTGGACGCTCGTCGTCCTCTACTCCGGCCCGTTCGGGCTGGGGATCTACTGGGTCGCGGGCCGGACCCAGATCGACCACGACTCGGTCTGGCGTCGCGGGCTCCGCTCGACGGCCCACTGCTACTCCGGCTGTGGGGCCGGGGAGGTGGTCGGGATCGTCCTCGCACAGGGGATCCTCGGGCTCGCGGTCGGCTGGGTCGCGGCGGCCACCTTCGGGTTCGCGTACCTCTTCGGCTTCTCGCTGACGGTCGGCCCGCTCGTACAGGAGGGCGTCGGCCTCCGGGAGGCCGTCGTCGACGCGCTGTACAGCGAGACGCCTTCGATCACCGTGATGGAGATCGTCGCCATCGGCACGGACCTCCTGCTGGCCGCCGAGGCGGCCATCACGGACGTGCTGTTCTGGTCGGGACTGATATTCTCGCTCTCGCTCGGATTCCTCGCCGCGTACCCGGTCAACGTCGCCCTGGTCCACGTCGGCGTCAAGGAGGGGATGGACAACCCCGCGGAGATGGAAGGTCAGGCCGCTGACTGA
- a CDS encoding mechanosensitive ion channel family protein — MQIPTTVLLQQPDPIPGSLTELLAQYGALVGKAVAFVVGLIAVLVIGRIVVRPVVMQVLDRGGHDASVKSLASSLLGPVIWVLALAVAFTVAGFGSVIAALGVFASAVALAVGFAAQDLLGNFVAGVFILKDEPFEVGDWIEVGDITGTVEDIDLRVSRIRTFDNERITVPNGTLANNAVTNPVAYEKLRQKFVFGIGYDDDIDHAKEVILDEAAKNDGILDDPETSIRVTELADSYVGLQTRFWIDEPARSDFVKTRSEFVQAVKERCDAETIDMPYPVRDITGEIAVDGEVA, encoded by the coding sequence ATGCAGATTCCCACAACGGTTCTGCTGCAACAACCCGATCCGATCCCCGGATCCCTGACCGAGCTGCTGGCACAGTACGGTGCGCTCGTCGGCAAGGCCGTGGCCTTCGTCGTCGGACTGATCGCCGTCCTCGTGATCGGTCGGATCGTCGTCCGACCGGTGGTGATGCAGGTCCTCGACCGAGGGGGCCACGACGCGTCGGTCAAGAGCCTCGCGAGCAGTCTGCTCGGACCGGTGATCTGGGTGCTGGCGCTGGCCGTCGCGTTCACCGTCGCCGGCTTCGGGAGCGTCATCGCGGCGCTTGGCGTCTTCGCCAGCGCGGTCGCGCTGGCCGTCGGGTTCGCCGCACAGGACCTGTTGGGGAACTTCGTGGCCGGCGTGTTCATCCTCAAAGACGAGCCCTTCGAGGTCGGCGACTGGATCGAGGTCGGCGACATCACCGGGACCGTCGAGGACATCGACCTCCGGGTCTCCCGGATCAGGACCTTCGACAACGAGCGCATCACCGTCCCCAACGGGACCCTCGCCAACAACGCGGTCACCAACCCCGTGGCGTACGAGAAACTCCGTCAGAAGTTCGTCTTCGGCATCGGCTACGACGACGACATCGACCACGCCAAGGAGGTCATCCTCGACGAGGCCGCCAAGAACGACGGCATCCTCGACGACCCCGAGACCTCCATCCGCGTGACGGAACTGGCCGACTCCTACGTCGGGCTCCAGACCCGGTTCTGGATCGACGAACCCGCGCGGTCGGACTTCGTGAAGACCCGCTCGGAGTTCGTCCAGGCCGTCAAGGAGCGGTGTGACGCCGAGACGATCGACATGCCCTACCCCGTGCGGGACATCACCGGCGAGATCGCGGTCGACGGCGAGGTCGCCTGA
- a CDS encoding transcription initiation factor IIB — MNTRTSHAKERGRTGEETATQGDERVCPDCGGRLTHDDARGETVCGDCGLVVDEGAIDHGPEWRAFDSAERDQKSRVGAPTTKMMHDEGLSTNIGWQNKDANGNALSASQRETMQRLRTWNERFRTRDHSERNLKQALGEIDRMGSALGVPENVRETASVVYRRALDEGLLPGRSIEAIATASLYAAIRQANLPQTIDEMVMVSRVDEQEFTRGYRYINRELSLEIGPPDPVDYLTKFVSELDASDELARRARDLIETGKEENVHSGKSPVGLAAAAIYAAGLLVNEEYTQQEVGDATDVSTVTIRDRYRELLEAAAGRDAVDRTATAERNASA, encoded by the coding sequence ATGAACACACGAACGTCCCACGCCAAGGAGCGCGGTCGCACCGGAGAAGAGACAGCCACGCAGGGCGACGAGCGCGTCTGTCCCGACTGCGGCGGTCGGCTCACCCACGACGACGCACGCGGCGAGACCGTCTGTGGGGACTGCGGGCTGGTCGTCGACGAGGGGGCCATCGACCACGGCCCGGAGTGGCGCGCCTTCGACTCCGCCGAGCGCGACCAGAAGTCCCGCGTCGGGGCTCCGACCACGAAGATGATGCACGACGAGGGGCTCTCGACCAACATCGGCTGGCAGAACAAGGACGCCAACGGCAACGCCCTCTCGGCCAGCCAGCGCGAGACGATGCAGCGCCTGCGCACCTGGAACGAGCGGTTCCGCACCCGGGACCACAGCGAGCGCAACCTCAAGCAGGCGCTGGGCGAGATCGACCGGATGGGGTCGGCGCTGGGCGTCCCGGAGAACGTCCGCGAGACGGCCAGCGTCGTCTACCGCCGGGCGCTCGACGAGGGGCTGCTGCCCGGCCGCTCCATCGAGGCCATCGCCACCGCGTCGCTGTACGCCGCCATCCGCCAGGCGAACCTCCCCCAGACCATCGACGAGATGGTGATGGTCTCGCGGGTCGACGAGCAGGAGTTCACCCGCGGCTACCGGTACATCAACCGCGAGCTCTCGCTGGAGATCGGCCCGCCGGACCCCGTCGACTACCTCACGAAGTTCGTCTCCGAGCTCGACGCCAGCGACGAGCTCGCCCGCCGCGCCCGCGACCTCATCGAGACGGGCAAGGAGGAGAACGTCCACAGCGGCAAGAGCCCCGTCGGCCTCGCCGCGGCGGCCATCTACGCCGCCGGCCTGCTGGTCAACGAGGAGTACACCCAACAGGAGGTCGGCGACGCGACCGACGTGAGCACGGTCACGATCCGCGACCGCTACCGGGAGCTGCTGGAGGCCGCCGCGGGCCGGGACGCCGTCGACCGGACCGCCACCGCCGAGCGCAACGCCAGCGCCTGA
- a CDS encoding C-terminal binding protein, with protein MPRIVASDDPMIDVDLLRGELDAEVVVADTSDPAALVDAARGADALVLDVNSRVTAGVLAALPDLRLVARAGVGIDTIDVAAAADHGVTVTNVPEYCTDEVATHTVALLLDCVRTVAEYDRDVKAGTWDWTSTRDIHRTRDRTLGLVSFGPIARRVREQVRGFDFDVIAYDPYVDAEETAAADVAKVALDELYERADYVSLHAPLTEETEGLVDADALARMRDHAILVNTGRGGLIDEDALATALREGTIGGAGLDVLREEPPGEDHPLVELDNCVVTPHAAWRSVEARRDLNETVAANVGAVLAGETPPDRVDPDTDWL; from the coding sequence ATGCCGCGCATAGTCGCCAGCGACGACCCGATGATAGACGTCGACCTGCTCCGCGGGGAACTCGACGCCGAGGTGGTGGTGGCCGACACCAGCGACCCGGCCGCACTCGTCGACGCCGCGCGCGGGGCCGACGCGCTCGTCCTCGACGTGAACTCCCGGGTCACCGCCGGCGTCCTCGCCGCCCTCCCCGATCTGCGACTCGTCGCTCGCGCCGGCGTCGGCATCGACACCATCGACGTCGCGGCCGCCGCCGACCACGGCGTGACGGTGACGAACGTCCCGGAGTACTGCACCGACGAGGTGGCGACCCACACCGTCGCGCTCCTGCTCGACTGCGTCCGGACCGTCGCCGAGTACGACCGCGACGTGAAGGCGGGGACGTGGGACTGGACCAGCACCAGGGACATCCACCGGACGCGGGACCGCACCCTCGGCCTCGTCTCCTTCGGCCCGATCGCTCGCCGCGTCCGCGAGCAGGTCCGTGGGTTCGACTTCGACGTGATCGCCTACGATCCCTACGTCGACGCCGAGGAGACGGCCGCCGCCGACGTGGCGAAGGTCGCCCTCGACGAGCTGTACGAGCGGGCCGACTACGTCTCCCTGCACGCGCCGCTGACCGAGGAGACCGAGGGGCTGGTCGACGCCGACGCACTCGCCCGGATGCGGGACCACGCGATCCTCGTCAACACGGGTCGGGGCGGCCTGATCGACGAGGACGCGCTGGCGACGGCGCTGCGCGAGGGGACGATCGGGGGTGCCGGCCTCGACGTCCTCCGCGAGGAACCGCCCGGCGAGGACCACCCGCTCGTCGAACTGGACAACTGCGTCGTCACGCCCCACGCCGCCTGGCGGTCCGTCGAGGCCCGCCGCGACCTCAACGAGACCGTCGCGGCGAACGTCGGGGCGGTCCTGGCCGGCGAGACGCCGCCGGACCGCGTCGACCCCGACACCGACTGGCTGTAG
- a CDS encoding DUF7405 family protein yields the protein MDSLDSDLPRRQFLKAAVAVGSASALSACLERTEPVPTGDPSAKPARQHAWGDYVRRDEHGNAKLPRHQVLLYVNLDESGPPSADARTTVADALGVLDRAYEWSHEGLLHSIAYSRSYFDRFDDPLPENVDLPQPRALSPFESPTLDTQDAVVHLASDRADAVLEAERALRGEREEANGEAVETALTDAVTVASRRTGFVGAGLPAKHQDAAGIPGSKPVPEASPLFMGFEAGFRGNQASEDYVTVQSGPLAGSTTKAIANIRQRLEDWYGEQSYEQRVAEMFSPSHAEQGLVEGVGSNLGDDSGVDRFLDDVAAEAREHGRVGHAQKAARANRDADGNVRLLRRHFESTDDIGSDQEVASLHFPSLQRRITAFEEVRRAMNGTDLTEVTPAIRQRVNNGILEYIFVRRRGYFLVPPRRHRSLPTPRPES from the coding sequence ATGGACTCCCTCGACAGCGACCTCCCGCGGCGGCAGTTCCTCAAGGCGGCCGTGGCCGTCGGGAGCGCGAGCGCCCTGAGCGCCTGTCTGGAGCGCACGGAGCCGGTGCCGACCGGCGACCCGTCGGCCAAGCCCGCGCGCCAGCACGCCTGGGGCGACTACGTCCGGCGGGACGAGCACGGCAACGCGAAGCTCCCGCGTCACCAGGTGCTCCTGTACGTGAACCTCGACGAGTCCGGGCCGCCGTCGGCCGACGCCCGGACGACCGTGGCCGATGCGCTGGGCGTCCTCGACCGGGCCTACGAGTGGAGCCACGAGGGACTGCTCCACTCGATCGCCTACTCCCGGTCGTACTTCGACCGGTTCGACGACCCCCTGCCCGAGAACGTCGACCTCCCGCAACCCCGGGCGCTCTCGCCGTTCGAGTCCCCGACCCTGGACACCCAGGACGCCGTCGTCCACCTCGCGAGCGACCGCGCCGACGCCGTCCTCGAGGCCGAGCGAGCCCTCCGGGGCGAGCGCGAGGAGGCCAACGGCGAGGCCGTCGAGACGGCGCTGACCGACGCCGTGACGGTCGCCTCCCGACGGACCGGCTTCGTCGGCGCGGGCCTGCCGGCGAAACACCAGGACGCTGCGGGCATCCCGGGCTCGAAGCCGGTGCCCGAGGCCTCGCCGCTGTTCATGGGCTTCGAGGCCGGCTTCCGGGGGAACCAGGCCAGCGAGGACTACGTCACCGTCCAGTCCGGGCCGCTCGCGGGGTCGACCACGAAGGCCATCGCCAACATCCGCCAGCGCCTCGAGGACTGGTACGGCGAGCAGTCCTACGAGCAGCGGGTCGCAGAGATGTTCAGCCCGAGCCACGCCGAGCAGGGCCTCGTCGAGGGGGTCGGCTCGAACCTGGGCGACGACAGCGGCGTCGACCGGTTCCTCGACGACGTCGCGGCCGAGGCGCGAGAGCACGGCCGCGTCGGCCACGCCCAGAAGGCCGCCCGCGCGAACCGGGACGCGGACGGGAACGTCCGGCTGCTGCGCCGGCACTTCGAGTCGACCGACGACATCGGCTCGGACCAGGAGGTGGCGAGCCTCCACTTCCCGTCGCTCCAGCGCCGGATCACCGCCTTCGAGGAGGTCCGCCGGGCGATGAACGGCACCGACCTGACCGAGGTGACGCCGGCCATCCGCCAGCGGGTCAACAACGGCATCCTCGAGTACATCTTCGTCCGCCGGCGCGGGTACTTCCTCGTCCCGCCGCGGCGACACCGCTCGCTGCCGACCCCGCGGCCCGAGTCGTAG
- a CDS encoding winged helix-turn-helix transcriptional regulator has protein sequence MSHQRARIDRYVTANPGVHFNALVRSLDLAPGQVQYHLKRLRRAEDVREETLYGRTHYYPPEYDAWERGSLAMLRRETARDVLVHLLSEGPSEPSAVAADLDIARSTLEWHLDHLVEQDLVAKDRDAGNRVTLVVCRPAETAELLRLVDPSVTDRVVDRFTRLVDDLLAGERPGGEDGDDR, from the coding sequence GTGAGCCACCAGCGCGCCCGGATCGACCGGTACGTCACGGCCAATCCGGGGGTCCACTTCAACGCGCTCGTGCGCTCGCTGGACCTCGCGCCCGGACAGGTGCAGTACCACCTCAAGCGGCTCCGCCGTGCGGAGGACGTCCGCGAGGAGACGCTGTACGGCCGGACCCACTACTACCCGCCCGAGTACGACGCCTGGGAGCGCGGGTCGCTCGCGATGCTGCGCCGCGAGACGGCCCGGGACGTCCTCGTCCACCTGCTCTCGGAGGGACCGAGCGAGCCGAGCGCAGTGGCCGCGGACCTGGACATCGCCCGGAGCACCCTGGAGTGGCACCTCGACCACCTCGTCGAGCAGGACCTCGTCGCGAAGGACCGCGACGCGGGCAACCGCGTCACGCTCGTGGTGTGCCGGCCGGCCGAGACGGCCGAGCTGCTCCGGCTCGTCGACCCCTCGGTGACGGACCGGGTCGTCGACCGGTTCACGCGGCTGGTCGACGACCTGCTCGCCGGCGAGCGCCCGGGCGGTGAGGACGGCGACGACCGATGA